ACAAGATTGTCTTCAACCACAGGCACAGCACATCAAAGAAGGTGCCCACTGAATCACTAAATGAAGACTATTCCATAATATAGGTGCCACCACAGATAATGCTCTGGGTTATATTGCAGAATAACGTTTACTAGTTTTGAATTTAATTGGATtagcattttatttgtttgcatcTCATTGAattgttaaataaaaaagtataaaataaaacaaaacaggagcAAGGAGAATTAATAGGGCTTATTTCATTAGAACCACCAATTGATTTTACAAAACAGCCCAGGGAGGAACCATTCAGGGACTCTTTCACATATACAGAGGAAGGAGGCAGGCCAGAATACAGACAATGTCTATAGCTCAGTGGATCACAAGTGGTTCACATTTCATCATGGGCAATCAAACTCATAGTTGCCTGATAATAGGGACTGTTAAAGAACATGTGTGGCATAACATAAGGTGGCTGTTGTGGGGACAAAACATAATGACTTTAATGTCGGAGCAGGTGACCCAATGCAAACATTGGTAATATTTGTGAATATTAATGGGATATTCACTAAGAAACTTCACTCCTATCATTGGAAGTAcaggtgtagtagtagtagtagtagtttggatttgatatcccgctttatcactaccctaaggagtctcaaagcggctaacaatctcctttctcttcctccccacaacaaacactctgtgaggtgagtgaggctgagagacttcaaagaagtgtgactggcccaaggtcacccagcagctgcatgtggaggagccgggaatcaaacccggttcaccagattatgagtccattgctcctaaccactataccactggTGGGCACAGTAGCACTCACAGGCACCATGTTGGTCACCCTTGAATAGTCTTCTtttcttatttgggggggggtcattatAAGCCCTGCCATCTGTTCCTATCTGGGAGAGAGATTTCAGCTGAGAATATGTGACAAACAAGTTTTCTCAGTTCCATAGGGACTACCCAACCTTAACTCAACAGCTGTCTTTAACACAATAACTATCTTCACAATTACCTCGTCAGAATGGTAATTAGTTCTGATATTCATTCAAACCCCAGTGGAATTTCAGTGTCCTCTTACAAAACAAAGAGCAAAGCCTGCTATTAATATACCCAGTACACTTCAAAGGTAGGGAGACAGACTAGGAACAGGCAAAGATCCACAGCTCTGATCTTGGATATTCCAGGCTTTGGGAATATCAGGAAAATGTGAAATGTTCAAGTAAGAAGAAAACAGAGGATTTTGTATGTAGAGTGAAGATTTGGTCTTGTACTGAGAATGGTTTCAGTCATCCTGCTACTGTCCCTGTTTCCTCACATGACATGCGTAGCGTATGCTGTCCAATGCAGCTTCCATTATCCACAAGCTCCAGTTCAGACTTATAACCAGCCAGGAAACTTCATCATTGGTGGCATTGCTTATCATGCCTGCATCGTCCACAGTGAAATACTCTTCACAAAAGAACCCCTGCCAGCGTTGACAGAATCATTTGTGTAAGGCATTAAAGATCATTTCCTTTTCTGTCCATGTATTTTGACACTCAGATAGTGAGTGGAGTTGTAAACCAACATTTGGAGGAAGGGACCAGTTTTACTACCCCAAACCTagcagtttctcctaatgttAAGCAAAAAATCTGCTCTTTTTTGCAGTTCTCACTCATTACTCATTTCCCTTTGTAGCAATAGCAAATAGGCCTGCTCCACCTTCTTCCTATTCGAAGACGGCTATATTTTCTCCTCTTAAGCATTTCTTTTTCAGAATAAATATACACAGCTCATTTGACTTTTCAGTGTTGCTTATTTTAGTAAATGATCTTTAGAAAGATATCCTACTCAGACAACACACGGTGTGTCGTGTTCTGAACTTGAAGACTAGTTTTGCTTATCTTTTAGGGCAAAGAGTTATTTATGATTAACTGCTGTAATCATGAACAAATTAAAGGGACATTAACACAGTGGAAATAATTAAGTTATGTGTGGAATATCATTTTGATACAAAATAAAACTCTCATTCTAGCATTGTGCCTAAGTATTACCAGCACATAACAGCCTTGGCTTTTGCAGTAAAGGAGATCAATGAAAACCATCATATCTTACCCAATCTCACGTTGGGATTCAACATCTATGACAGCCATAACAATGCAAAGAAAACATATCATGCCACAATGCTGCTTCTATCAACTCTGGAAAGATTTATCCCTAACTACGTATGTGACAACCAGAAAAATCTAATAGCTGTCATTGGGGGGCTGGATGCCCAAATTTCCATTAATGTGGCAAGCCTCTTGAATAACTTTAAGGTTCCACAGGtaggacatctctctctctctctctctctctctctctctctctctctctctctctctctctctctccctctctctctcgtgtgaTATGGGAATTTAAGAGACACAGTTGATGTAGTCTGATGTTTCTggtgtcattttattttattaatgaatTTTATTTACAGTTTTTTACACTCACATACTTCCAATGCAGATAcatatgaacccccccccccaccttcgtGGTTTATTCTCTTAGATTTATaatactgcattttaaactgtactCCATTTTAGTTACTCTACAATTAATATTGGTAACAGTTTTAACTGCTTGGTTTAAGTTAAGCCTACCATTATTTTTCAGATATACCACAAATATTTACcactcctaaaaaaaaaatcctcttggtTTCTTACCACACCTGCTAATTTTGCCATTCTGGCATAATCCTTCAATTTAATCAGCCACTCTTCCTTAGTTAGAACAGCatcctctttccatctctgggcaaatGCCATTCTGGAtgtggttgtagcatacataaacaaattccttGGGAATTTCtgtattcatacacacacacacacacacacacacacacacacacacacacacacacacagtggtacctctacttacgaatttaatgcgttccgaacacacatttgtaagtcaaaaaaagttgtaagtcgaatcccataggaatgcattagaaaaaattcgtaagttgaagcaaccctttctaaaaattggtaagtagaaaaaatactatctaaatcgcatccaagatggcggacggagctccattcgtaagtagaaacattcataagtagagttattcgtaagtagaggtaccactgtataggaaaagggatccctgaccattaggtccagtcatgactgactctgggtttgtggctctcatctcgcattattggctgagggagccggcgaacagcttccaggtcatgtggccagcatgacaaagctgcttctggcgaaccagagcagcgcacgaaaacaccgtttaccttcccgctgtagcggtacctatttatctacttgcactttgacatgcttttgaactgctaggttggcaggagctgggaccgagcaatgggagcttaccccatcgcacggatttgaaccgccaacctactgatcggcaaaccctaggctctgtggtttaacccacagtgccacccacatccctatatatatatatatatatatatatatatatatatatatatatatatatatattgttgcaaACTGCCCCGTGTTCTTGAGATGAAAgttggtatagaaatttaatcgaCCAATCAATAAAAAACAGGAGGTCGACTAGCCGCCACTAAAGCCAGTGTCAATCCCTCTATGTAGCCACAgtgttttaaatagaaatacatgtTATGTGGTATGTGATATAAATTCTGTTATTGTTGTCTTACTTCCCCATCCTGCAATCTCTCTTCAGCTCATATATGGCTCTGTGCCATTGATGGATTCTAAATCCAGTGGACGTTCTTTCTACCAGATGGTTCCCCAGGAATCCCTTCAGTACACAGggattctttctttgtttctgcatttcaggtggacatgGATTGGCATCCTTGTAATGGATAATGAAAATGGTGAAAGATTTCTGCAAACGTTGTTGCCAATGTTTTCCCAGAAAGGTGTCTGCTCTGCCTTCATAAGCAGAGTGCCTACATTAACTACTGACTCCCAAATTCATGAAATACTAGACGATGGGACAAAAATATATACTGAAGTAATGAATAGCAAAGCGAATGTTGTCCTGTTTTATGGAGAATCTAAATCCATGGTGTTTTTGAGATGGATTCCATATTTTGCAGAATATCCACCAAATCTACCCAGAAGTATAGTATGGATAACGACAGCCCAAATGGAACTCGCTTCACAATTTTATCAAAGGGACTGGGAAACAGAAATATTTCATGGTGTCCTCTCCTTCACAGTTCACTCCAATGATGTACCAGATTTCAAATCATTTGTTGAGAAACGAAATCCTTCCCATGCAAAAGGAGATGGTTTTATCACAGGATTCTGGCAACAAGCCTTTGGCTGTGAATTCCCAAATCCAGATGTGGGAGATGTGAAAGGGGATATTTGCACTGAGAATGAGAAATTGGAGTGCCTTTCAGCgccattttttgaaatgagcatgtcAGGACACAGCTACAACATatacaatgctgtctatgctgtTGCCTATGCTTTACATGGTATGTTCTCGTCTATATTCAGACACAGAGGAAGGGAAGGTAAAGTGGGAGTGAAGCATCAGAATAAACAATTGTGGCAGGTAATGGGCTCAATTTCAAGTGGTACAGCACCAGAAGCAGTGCATGCTGGAGATGTATATGATACTGCATATATtgtgggcctgccccaaaatcaCATTTTCGGGGGTGGAGAAGAAGATATAACTGaaattgaatgtgtgtgtgtgtctgtgtgtgtgtgtgtgtgtgtgagagagagagagagagagagagagagagagagagagagagagagagagatatgaaatGAAATATCATCTTTCCTTCAGGAAAATGCTAAATGTTTGTTGAAGGCCTTTTTGCCATAACCATGAAATCCTTGTCTTTACACCTCTTTCCCAACTGTTGTGTTGCTTGTTAATTCTATAATCAggatgtatttatatattttatttaacaatttTGTAATTGATCCTTTTATAACCAATACTTAGAATTCCGTTGGTGCATGTAGAGCTCTGTGTATTAAAATTAAAGTATAAATTACATgcctaatttgttgttgttatttattcaatgtaaatacagtgtgtgtgtatgtctgtgtgtgtgtgtgtgtgtgtgtgtgtcagccttTTTTAAATTCTTGCCTTTTCCAATTCAACCTAGCTCCACCATTTTCTCAGAAGTGTCTCCTTTAACAACAGTGGTGGGGACACCATTTCCTTTGACCAGCATGGAGAGTTAATGGCTGGGTTTGATATGATCAATTGGATTGTTTCCTCAAACCAATCATTTCATAGAATGAAAGTTGGGAGGGTGGATCCCAACCAAATGTTCACCATCAATGAGGAGGCCATAACATGGTGCAGTGGGTTTAATCAGGTAGGTCACTCAGTAATTGCAAATGATATCCAAGTTTCAGTGATCACTGTCTAAAACTAATTTCATCATCCTGTCATGAACCTTCATAGAATTATGTTATTCATTAGAAAAAAATCTAACTTACATAATGTCAATACATGCAGCTCTCGCTATCTGAACATAATGCATTCTCAGGAAATCATTTGTTAGCTGAGTGTTCGTATAACGAATCATCAATTTCCTTCAAATCATATGGGGAAATTTCAAATACATTCCCAATCACAGAATTTTGACCCGCAAataaccacaaaacaaaacaggaaacttGCAAAAGAGAAGCAAAGGTGTGGGGAAATGATCTCTTATTTGCCCAActcttttccttcttccctcATCCTCCCACCATTGTTTCAGGCAAAATCCCTGCTATGGACCAGAAGAACACACACACCTAAGTCTTGTTAAAGGctgcttatttgtttacagtAGTACATGAAGGTCCAGCTGTTTGGATGTCAGAATGTTTGGTGCTTTTAGCAAGGTTTTGGTACTAATTCcttgtgtttggataagtgatTTTTTTGTACAATGAGCATTTGGATAGTGGCACCTGTGTGTTTTGTTAATATATAGGCATGATATGATACCATATTGATTATGTTAATGAAGAAAGGTAGCAGAAGCTTGCAGCCTTGACCATATCTGATTTATGCTGATATTACTTAGGAACAAAAGAAAAGACCACAAaaactttttattatgtttttatgtgtgcaggaagccacccagagtggctgggggaacccagaaaGATGGGCCgggtaataataatgttgttgttgttgttgttgttgttgttgttgttgttgttgttgttatattgatTGCAAAGTTAATTTTGCactttcatttattaattagttGCAGCCTGTTTCTTTATGTAATGAGAGGTGCCATCCTGGCTTTAGGAAGAAAGTGAAGGACGGGGaaccattttgctgctatgattgcatccCATGTCCTGAAGGGAAGATCTCAGGCCAAGAGGGTAAGAATTTTGTTTATACTGCATTATGAAATAGAATTGATCTGGTTACAACGTACCAGAAAGTGCCTCTAAGCTTATGGCTGTTTCAGGGCTACTTTCCTTCACCGCTTGAAATGTGAttgcaatgtttatttattttttttaaaaaaatattttttattaaattttccaaataaacacaaaacacaaaaaactgaTTGCAATTTATCTTAAAATTTCCCCATCTCAGTCTTTCACTctgctgagctgtgacttccctccctcctgtcattcggctttattcctcactcctgtctcgcagttcctttttataaaCATAGATAAGTTCacttcataggatttatttcagtcctgcaagtgtctttaatcttctgcagttcttctccatatactctataaatttactccattccctctggaactttgtctctccctggtttcgaaTCCCGCaagtcaactttgccagttctgcatagtccatcatcttcgtttgccactcctcaattgtcggtatctcctgtaatttccactttggggctaataaagtcctcacCGTGGTTgtagcatcctatataataaagtctctgtgtctctgcgtccagtccctgtgtccctgtgtctgcactactgcacatgtgccccaaggacacagggattggacgcagagacttggagcgcagagaccggcccctcctccgcctcctcccgctgtcccaagtggcgacggcctcctccacctcccttctcctgaggagaaggaagaggcctctgccgccgcctcccacAGCGCGCCTCAGTTAAGCGCGCCGCCCCTTGCTCTCCCGCCTTGCCGCCCTGCGTCACTCCACCGCAACAGGGAGGTagaggaggccgtcgccactcgggacagcgggaggaagaggaggaggggccggtgggcctcaggcgctcgacAGAGGTGacgcctgcgcggtcccagggcttctccttcgttcccgcccggctagcgcccgtttactgaacgggctgaatgacactagtacataaatagtctctgatctccctttgctaTTTCCTGTCCCATTAAACCAATGGGACAATAAATGCAATGTTTATTAATGTGGACATTGAAGGCAGCAACTGTTGTAGAATAAATTATCTCATAGTTGTGATCATTTGCCTTGGGCTATTCATATAACCACACCTTGAAGGGGGGGTGTCTCCTCAGGGTTCTCATCCATGCTGAAGGGAGAAAGCAACTGGTTTACAGCATTGGTGACCAGGCCTGTCTCAGGGCACCACAAACACCTCTGCCTGTTAACATATATGTGAATGGAAACAAACTAGTTGAAATAACACCACTATTTGATTGCTCCAGCAAAGAAATGCACACTGAATCTACCCTGCAATTTAAATATGAAATATTTCCTTTCTGAAACGAACAATTACACCATGATATTAAGATTAAAaaccacttattttatttttcagatatgAATGATTGTGATATATGCTCAGaagaaaaatatgcaaataataatcAGGATGAGTGCATTTCCAAGGATATAAGCTTCTTGTCCTTTGAAGAACCTTTGGGAGTCAGTTTAGTCTATTTcgctctttccctttctttggtGACAGCTCTGGTGCTGTGGACATTTATGAAGCACCATGACACACCTATTATCAAGGCAAACAATcgggacctcacctacactctcctcattgcccttctgttctgcttcctttgtgcactGCTATTCATTGGACAGCCAGAGAGGGTGAGATGTCTCCTCCGACAAattgcttttggcatcatcttctcagtagCTGTTTCTTGTATACTGGCAAAAACTATCACAGTTGTTCTGGCTTTTATGGCCACCAAACCTGGATCCAGGATGCGGAAGTGGGTAGGGAAGAGAATGACCACGTTCATTGTGGCTTCCTGCTCCCTTACTCAAGCTGCTGTCTGTACTGTGTGGCTGGGATTCTcacccccattcccagatgttgATATGCACTCAATGGCTAAGGAAATTGTTCTAGAATGTAATGAGGGATCTGTGactatgttttactgtgtcctgggctacatgggcttcttGGCTCTTGTCAGCTTCACTGTGGCTTTCCTTGCcaggaagttacctgacagtttcaacgaagccaagttcatcactttcagcatgctggtcttttgcagtgtttgggtatcTTTTGTTCCAACCTACCTCAGTAccaagggaaaatacatggtCGCTGTGGAAATCTTTTCTATCTTAGCCTCCGGTGCTGGtctgctgggttgcatctttgCCCCAAAATGCTACATAATTGTGCTgcggcctgagctgaacaacaggGAACATCTAATAAGAAATAAGGCTTGAATAATTTGTTTGTCTGCATTGCTCACTATAGTTCTTAAGACTAGAGTTTTATGATTGCACAGCAGATTGTTTGTAAGAATTTATTTGGATAAAtgtttttttgtctgttttttgaACTAAAAAACCTTCTGAGACTCTGAGACTTTGAGGCCTTGTACTGTTATGATGCTGCAAGTGTAGGTAGAATGAACATGGCACAGCACAAAATGATTTCCATGGGGAAGTTCATAAAATGCCACAAAATTATAAAGACAACCACTCCCAGCCACCACATGCTTTGTTTGGGAAGtcagctttgtcctgctggccctGACTATTGCAGATCTCACACAAATACATGCAAATACACACATACTGATGTTGTCAAATAAAAACAGAGAGAATTTCCCAGTACTAGGAAAAAAATATAAGGTACCACTCTCATTTCACAGAGATTGCTTCCATAATACCTACAGATTTTGCCTCATAACTTTCTTCTTCAGAGGTCtagatactttgttgttgttgtttagtcatgtccgactcttcgtgaccccatggaccatagcacgccaggcactcctgtcttgcactgcctcccgcagtttggtcaaactcatgttcgtagcttcgagaacactgtccaaccatctcgtcctctgtcgtccccttctcctagtgccctccatctttcccaacatcagggtcttttccaatgattcttctcttctcatgaggtggccaaagtattggagcctcagcttcaggatctgtccttccagtgggcactcagggctgatttccttcagaatggataggtttgctcttcttgcagtctatgggactctcaagattctcctccagcaccataattcaaaagcatcaattcttcagcgatcagccttcttgatggtccagctctcacttccatacatcactatctAGATacttactattaaaaaaaaatgttcagggtcTAAGGTATCTGCCCATTGCAAATAAGGTATTGGGTTAAAGGGCATTTGCCGAAGAGAACTTGTCATAGGCTAAACATCCACTTGAAACAACCAAAGGAAAACAGTAGAAAACTTAACTTACACCATTTATTTCACTAGAAACAAcacctgattttatttttaagggaggGAAGTTGCAGAATAAACCAAGAAAAAAACATCCTATATATTTGCAGCTTGCCAGCATCAGGGCAAGCTTCGGATTCAGCACACTGCTGTTGCAGCCTGGTTGTGGCACAATGATCAGGCCCAAATCAGACTGAATACTCTCATATAATGTCATGGATTTGCTgggtgcagaggagtggtgggagacaccatctgggaaacccccaagggaagaagaatCAGAATCTGGGGACTAGTGGTgagatgacaatgagtggtcgagggagaagagagaagactggaaggaggaggtgtcagaagctaaagaagtaacagggtttagtgagtagAAAGAATATGTGGCAGAAGGCATAGTAGCAACGAACTCTGGTGTTGAGTTATGATGTCTCTGTATTCAAAGTGGGCGCTCGGGCTGCGa
The window above is part of the Zootoca vivipara chromosome 13, rZooViv1.1, whole genome shotgun sequence genome. Proteins encoded here:
- the LOC118095460 gene encoding vomeronasal type-2 receptor 26-like translates to MSEQVTQCKHCIVPKYYQHITALAFAVKEINENHHILPNLTLGFNIYDSHNNAKKTYHATMLLLSTLERFIPNYVCDNQKNLIAVIGGLDAQISINVASLLNNFKVPQLIYGSVPLMDSKSSGRSFYQMVPQESLQYTGILSLFLHFRWTWIGILVMDNENGERFLQTLLPMFSQKGVCSAFISRVPTLTTDSQIHEILDDGTKIYTEVMNSKANVVLFYGESKSMVFLRWIPYFAEYPPNLPRSIVWITTAQMELASQFYQRDWETEIFHGVLSFTVHSNDVPDFKSFVEKRNPSHAKGDGFITGFWQQAFGCEFPNPDVGDVKGDICTENEKLECLSAPFFEMSMSGHSYNIYNAVYAVAYALHGMFSSIFRHRGREGKVGVKHQNKQLWQLQPVSLCNERCHPGFRKKVKDGEPFCCYDCIPCPEGKISGQEALVLWTFMKHHDTPIIKANNRDLTYTLLIALLFCFLCALLFIGQPERVRCLLRQIAFGIIFSVAVSCILAKTITVVLAFMATKPGSRMRKWVGKRMTTFIVASCSLTQAAVCTVWLGFSPPFPDVDMHSMAKEIVLECNEGSVTMFYCVLGYMGFLALVSFTVAFLARKLPDSFNEAKFITFSMLVFCSVWVSFVPTYLSTKGKYMVAVEIFSILASGAGLLGCIFAPKCYIIVLRPELNNREHLIRNKA